One region of Microbacterium sufflavum genomic DNA includes:
- a CDS encoding amidohydrolase family protein yields MPGIDDLVAIDVHTHPQTEEFIAAMGTRHTQMAAHFGRERPVVSFAEQADQYRDRRMMAVIVNSDSETTSGIKGAPNDLLGRAQRDHPDVFLAFAGIDPWKGEAAIAEIRRMHDEYGIKGVGELNPSRQRFLANDRRFWPIWETCAALGLVVMFHSGFPGAGAGTPGGGGYRLENARPVPYIDDVAAEFPELNIISAHPAWPWHLENLAMVWHKSNVYLDLSGWAPKYLPPEVVRYADSLISDRVLFGSDWPVMTADRWMAEFDELGFKEESRRKILIDNARKLFRL; encoded by the coding sequence ATGCCCGGCATCGACGACCTGGTGGCGATCGACGTGCACACCCACCCGCAGACCGAGGAGTTCATCGCGGCGATGGGCACGCGGCACACGCAGATGGCCGCGCACTTCGGACGGGAGCGGCCGGTCGTGTCGTTCGCCGAGCAGGCCGACCAGTACCGCGACCGCAGGATGATGGCCGTGATCGTCAACTCCGACTCGGAGACGACCAGCGGGATCAAGGGCGCCCCCAACGACCTGCTGGGCCGGGCGCAGCGAGACCACCCCGACGTGTTCCTGGCCTTCGCGGGCATCGACCCGTGGAAGGGCGAGGCGGCGATCGCCGAGATCCGCCGCATGCACGACGAGTACGGCATCAAGGGCGTGGGCGAGCTGAACCCGTCGCGGCAGAGGTTCCTGGCGAACGACCGTCGGTTCTGGCCGATCTGGGAGACCTGCGCCGCGCTCGGGCTGGTGGTCATGTTCCACTCCGGGTTCCCCGGTGCGGGCGCCGGCACCCCGGGCGGCGGAGGGTACCGGCTGGAGAACGCCCGCCCCGTGCCCTACATCGACGACGTCGCGGCCGAGTTCCCCGAGCTGAACATCATCAGCGCGCACCCGGCGTGGCCGTGGCACCTGGAGAACCTGGCGATGGTGTGGCACAAGTCGAACGTGTACCTCGACCTCTCCGGCTGGGCTCCGAAGTACCTGCCACCCGAGGTGGTGCGCTACGCGGACTCGCTCATCTCCGACCGGGTGCTGTTCGGCTCGGACTGGCCCGTGATGACCGCGGACCGGTGGATGGCGGAGTTCGACGAGCTCGGCTTCAAGGAGGAGTCGCGCCGCAAGATCCTGATCGACAACGCGCGGAAGCTGTTCCGGCTGTGA
- a CDS encoding ABC transporter substrate-binding protein encodes MRTTRTRLGLAVAGGAAALTLLAGCTSPTPAPEGPVDLGDGEPGAAEDTSITVAIPFPDVTMYSMFVLGTDLGYYEEEGLTVEVITADNVTAAVASGSADIGVESTGTVIDAIRGGVEIDLVSGHYCRQNFDFAAQSDVESVEDLDGTSIVLAGTPGDPAEFQRAQVLAEEGWDLESINAEVVYPGPGSESWTEFFVNDRISLQPFYADDRAALEEHGANIVVESLRNWANDVQIAGTAWVKENPNSLVRFLRATLKATDFMTAPAPGEFPENAEEALDIYEANDFDVQELRDSDSVWILDGHLACPNLYFDADAWDTTIETQKLEPLEFDDAQLAHLFKAQELLGLDNEGPATLPYP; translated from the coding sequence ATGCGCACGACAAGAACCAGGCTCGGCCTCGCCGTGGCCGGAGGCGCAGCAGCACTGACGCTGCTCGCCGGCTGCACCTCGCCGACACCCGCACCCGAAGGCCCGGTCGACCTCGGTGACGGGGAACCCGGCGCCGCCGAAGACACCAGCATCACGGTGGCCATCCCCTTCCCCGACGTCACGATGTACTCGATGTTCGTCCTCGGCACCGACCTCGGCTACTACGAGGAGGAGGGCCTCACCGTCGAGGTCATCACCGCCGACAACGTCACCGCCGCGGTCGCGAGCGGCAGCGCCGACATCGGCGTTGAGTCCACCGGCACCGTGATCGACGCCATCCGCGGCGGCGTGGAGATCGACCTGGTGTCGGGCCACTACTGCCGCCAGAACTTCGACTTCGCGGCCCAGTCCGACGTGGAGAGCGTCGAAGACCTCGACGGCACCTCGATCGTCCTCGCCGGAACCCCCGGCGACCCGGCCGAGTTCCAGCGGGCACAGGTGCTCGCGGAAGAGGGCTGGGACCTCGAGAGCATCAACGCCGAGGTCGTCTACCCCGGACCCGGCTCCGAATCGTGGACCGAGTTCTTCGTGAACGACCGCATCTCGCTGCAGCCCTTCTACGCCGACGACCGTGCGGCGCTCGAGGAGCACGGCGCGAACATCGTCGTGGAGTCGCTGCGCAACTGGGCCAACGACGTGCAGATCGCCGGCACGGCCTGGGTGAAGGAGAACCCGAACTCGCTCGTGCGGTTCCTGCGCGCCACACTCAAGGCCACCGACTTCATGACCGCCCCGGCACCGGGCGAGTTCCCGGAGAACGCGGAGGAGGCGCTGGACATCTACGAGGCCAACGACTTCGACGTGCAGGAGCTCCGCGACTCCGACAGCGTCTGGATCCTCGACGGCCACCTCGCCTGCCCGAACCTGTACTTCGACGCGGACGCCTGGGACACCACGATCGAGACGCAGAAGCTCGAGCCGCTGGAGTTCGACGACGCGCAGCTCGCGCACCTGTTCAAGGCGCAGGAGCTGCTCGGGCTCGACAACGAGGGACCGGCGACGCTCCCCTACCCCTGA
- a CDS encoding CaiB/BaiF CoA transferase family protein: MTSTALPGAGALAGIRVVELGQYISGPFAAKLLADLGAEVIKVESPEGDPMRRWEGRATMSPQFAAYNRGKRGVVLDLKSPQGLAALFALVAEADIVLDNFRPGVAERLGFGPEALHAHNPRVITCSITGFGPTGPSAKRPAYDTVISATGGMYSQVVPADTIRPLGPAFSDLLSGMSAVQAVLAALHARDVSGEGEHVEVSMVGALLDFLTESASAFLETGQVSSPDSRPRRAQAYACRGSDGKAFVIHMSVPEKFWTGLLDVLERPDLADDPRFATREGRVRNYDELDAVLKEIAATRPRAEWLERLAAHDIPHGPLNTMGDLFDDPQIASMGLVEKIAGPGGAVRVPVPSTRFHRSGRPELVYAPALGADTEELTGLRTAAGTLNEGAA, encoded by the coding sequence GTGACGAGTACTGCACTGCCGGGCGCCGGGGCGCTCGCCGGGATCCGGGTGGTCGAGCTGGGCCAGTACATCTCCGGTCCCTTCGCGGCGAAGCTCCTGGCCGACCTCGGTGCCGAGGTGATCAAGGTCGAGTCGCCGGAGGGTGACCCGATGCGCCGGTGGGAGGGTCGAGCGACCATGAGTCCGCAGTTCGCCGCGTACAACCGGGGCAAGCGCGGGGTGGTGCTCGACCTCAAGAGTCCGCAGGGGCTGGCGGCGCTGTTCGCCCTGGTCGCGGAGGCCGACATCGTGCTCGACAACTTCCGCCCCGGGGTGGCCGAGCGGCTCGGCTTCGGTCCGGAGGCCCTGCACGCGCACAACCCGCGCGTCATCACCTGTTCCATCACCGGCTTCGGCCCCACGGGACCCTCGGCGAAGCGTCCCGCGTACGACACGGTGATCTCCGCGACCGGGGGCATGTACAGCCAGGTCGTCCCCGCCGACACGATCCGCCCGCTCGGCCCCGCGTTCTCCGACCTGCTGTCGGGGATGTCGGCGGTCCAGGCGGTGCTCGCGGCCCTCCACGCCCGCGACGTGAGCGGGGAGGGCGAGCACGTCGAGGTGTCGATGGTGGGTGCGCTGCTCGACTTCCTTACCGAGTCCGCCTCGGCGTTCCTGGAGACAGGGCAGGTATCGTCGCCGGACTCGCGTCCGCGTCGCGCCCAGGCGTACGCGTGCCGCGGCTCCGACGGCAAGGCGTTCGTCATCCATATGTCGGTGCCGGAGAAGTTCTGGACCGGGCTGCTCGACGTGCTGGAGCGGCCCGACCTCGCCGACGACCCCCGGTTCGCGACCAGGGAGGGGCGCGTGCGGAACTACGACGAGCTCGACGCGGTGCTCAAGGAGATCGCCGCCACCCGTCCGCGCGCCGAGTGGCTGGAGCGCCTGGCCGCGCACGACATCCCGCACGGCCCGCTCAACACGATGGGCGACCTGTTCGACGACCCGCAGATCGCGAGCATGGGCCTGGTCGAGAAGATCGCGGGACCGGGCGGCGCGGTGCGCGTGCCGGTGCCGAGCACCCGGTTCCACCGCAGCGGCCGGCCCGAGCTGGTCTATGCGCCCGCGCTCGGGGCCGACACCGAGGAGCTGACCGGTCTGCGCACCGCGGCCGGAACCCTGAACGAAGGAGCGGCCTGA
- a CDS encoding alcohol dehydrogenase catalytic domain-containing protein — protein sequence MRAAVLSSHDLDGLTVTESAVPSAAPGEVLIRVETVGINQLDLNVIAGVDPGAHARLPRILGIDPAGQIVAVGSGVDPARLGQAVVVKPNIACGTCPRCREGDEADCPSQTVVGVHRDGGAAEFVAVPARNAIDRHGLTAADATAVVHSAPIVLNALRIAALAADERILVTGAGGTLGRAAVAIALARGARVVAASRRPLTPVGDERLLHAPDPAALTAALAAEDGFDVVLDVSGHGPTLSAGVAALGWGGRAVFCSASVDPDLRIDARDFYLRRKRLAGAASARYDDVAEALALAAAGVLPPLAGARYALDDIATAYRDFPRAGDGKVIVDVR from the coding sequence ATGCGTGCCGCCGTGCTGAGCAGCCACGACCTGGACGGCCTGACCGTCACGGAGTCGGCGGTGCCGTCGGCCGCTCCGGGCGAAGTGCTGATCCGCGTCGAGACCGTGGGCATCAACCAGCTCGACCTCAACGTCATCGCCGGCGTCGACCCCGGAGCGCACGCCCGGCTCCCGCGCATCCTCGGCATCGACCCGGCGGGGCAGATCGTCGCCGTCGGCTCCGGCGTCGACCCCGCGCGCCTCGGCCAGGCCGTGGTCGTCAAGCCCAACATCGCCTGCGGCACGTGCCCCCGCTGCCGCGAGGGAGACGAGGCCGACTGCCCATCGCAGACCGTCGTCGGCGTGCACCGCGACGGCGGCGCCGCCGAGTTCGTCGCGGTGCCCGCGCGCAACGCGATCGACCGCCACGGCCTGACCGCCGCCGACGCCACGGCCGTGGTGCACAGCGCCCCCATCGTGCTCAACGCCCTGCGGATCGCCGCGCTCGCCGCCGACGAGCGGATCCTCGTCACCGGTGCGGGCGGAACGCTCGGTCGCGCGGCCGTCGCGATCGCGCTCGCCCGGGGAGCCCGCGTGGTCGCCGCCTCCCGCCGGCCCCTGACGCCGGTCGGCGACGAGCGGCTCCTGCACGCGCCCGATCCCGCCGCCCTTACGGCCGCCCTCGCCGCGGAGGACGGCTTCGACGTGGTGCTCGACGTCTCCGGCCACGGCCCCACGCTGAGCGCCGGGGTCGCTGCGCTCGGCTGGGGTGGACGGGCCGTGTTCTGCTCGGCCTCGGTCGACCCCGACCTGCGGATCGATGCGCGCGACTTCTACCTGCGCCGCAAGCGCCTCGCGGGTGCCGCGAGCGCCCGGTACGACGACGTGGCGGAGGCCCTCGCGCTCGCCGCCGCCGGGGTGCTGCCGCCGCTCGCGGGCGCCCGGTACGCGCTCGACGACATCGCCACGGCCTACCGCGACTTCCCCCGCGCCGGCGACGGGAAGGTGATCGTGGATGTGCGCTGA
- a CDS encoding ROK family transcriptional regulator has product MQKKLSEVRLDAAAIRAHHRRVLLQLLRSHGPLSRRDLSRASGLSAAAVMNVVVELVDAGLVAEEIPATREARVGRPSTDVALTGTHHVLALQIGAGFLQAGVVELTSRVVASEQIRFPVPTAPEGVLDLADELLQRVMDTAGISLEQVLGLGVGVAGIVDASRRVNISAPTLGWTDVPIAEHFERTLGLDVVLDHNVRAMAAGESRYGTGQGLESLAFVYVRTGVGAGLILGGAEYRGGTHGAVEIGHLRVEQDGPTCTCGGRGCLETVVSDGVLRRRMIDAGLLDDDRAPDDRTWTEDFVAAVEAADPRALEVRDDLVRHLSTALLSMVNLLNPQQIVLGGLLFDLAPVVIEPVRAALAEQVMPVLRDGIRVEPPRFGADAGMIGAATIALDTFVFGPPLLPTAPVG; this is encoded by the coding sequence GTGCAAAAAAAACTATCCGAGGTCCGGCTCGACGCCGCGGCGATCCGCGCGCACCACCGTCGCGTGCTGCTGCAGCTGCTGCGCTCGCACGGCCCGCTGTCGCGTCGCGATCTGTCCCGCGCCTCGGGCCTGAGCGCCGCCGCCGTGATGAACGTGGTCGTGGAACTGGTCGACGCAGGCCTCGTGGCGGAGGAGATCCCCGCCACCCGGGAGGCCAGGGTCGGCCGCCCGAGCACCGACGTCGCCCTCACCGGCACCCACCACGTGCTCGCACTGCAGATCGGCGCCGGGTTCCTCCAGGCAGGAGTGGTCGAGCTCACCTCGCGCGTCGTGGCGTCCGAGCAGATCCGCTTCCCGGTCCCCACCGCGCCCGAGGGTGTGCTCGACCTCGCGGACGAGCTGCTGCAGCGGGTGATGGACACGGCGGGCATCTCGCTGGAGCAGGTGCTCGGCCTCGGCGTCGGCGTGGCCGGCATCGTCGACGCGAGCCGCCGCGTGAACATCTCCGCCCCCACGCTCGGCTGGACCGACGTGCCGATCGCCGAGCACTTCGAACGCACCCTCGGGCTCGACGTCGTGCTCGACCACAACGTGCGCGCCATGGCCGCCGGCGAGTCCCGCTACGGCACCGGCCAGGGGCTCGAGAGCCTCGCCTTCGTCTACGTGCGCACCGGTGTCGGCGCCGGCCTGATCCTGGGCGGCGCCGAGTACCGCGGCGGCACGCACGGCGCGGTCGAGATCGGCCACCTGCGCGTCGAGCAGGACGGCCCCACCTGCACCTGCGGCGGCCGCGGCTGCCTGGAGACCGTGGTCAGCGATGGCGTGCTCCGGCGGCGCATGATCGACGCCGGGCTGCTCGACGACGACCGCGCCCCCGACGACCGCACCTGGACGGAGGACTTCGTCGCCGCCGTCGAGGCCGCCGACCCGCGGGCGCTGGAGGTGCGCGACGACCTCGTCCGGCACCTCAGCACCGCGCTGCTGAGCATGGTCAACCTCCTCAACCCGCAGCAGATCGTGCTGGGCGGACTGCTGTTCGACCTGGCCCCGGTCGTGATCGAACCCGTCAGGGCGGCCCTCGCGGAGCAGGTCATGCCCGTGCTGCGCGACGGTATCCGCGTCGAGCCGCCGCGCTTCGGTGCCGACGCGGGCATGATCGGCGCCGCCACCATCGCCCTGGACACCTTCGTGTTCGGGCCTCCCCTCCTTCCGACCGCCCCGGTCGGCTGA
- a CDS encoding type II toxin-antitoxin system Phd/YefM family antitoxin has translation MTAISATEARKSLFGLIQQVNDDHAPVEVVSRRGNAVLMSKDDYDALTETAYLLRNPVGAERLLSALERARRGESEQHDLIDE, from the coding sequence ATGACGGCGATCTCCGCAACCGAGGCGCGGAAGAGTCTCTTCGGTCTCATCCAGCAGGTGAACGACGACCATGCTCCGGTCGAGGTCGTGTCCCGCCGCGGCAACGCCGTGCTCATGTCGAAGGACGACTACGACGCGCTCACGGAGACGGCCTACCTGCTGCGCAACCCCGTCGGCGCGGAGCGGCTCCTCTCGGCACTCGAGCGCGCCCGCCGAGGTGAGTCCGAGCAGCACGACCTGATCGACGAGTGA
- a CDS encoding ABC transporter permease, whose protein sequence is MSVVSATGTVRIVRPRRVVRAGEGRWTLLLIAVVAAVLLVWEAAVTWFQWVPEAFLPAPSAIAVAFGRLMVDPEFWGAFGFSVTNLLIGLAIAIVVGVVVGLAVGWSPVLRFMVAPFLWVLYSTPKVALAPLFILGLGLGSESKIALVILLAVFPILLNTMEGAVTVNPSLVNAARVYGAKGIGLGWKVIFPATLPYSLSGIQRGAALGFTGEVLGEFLGGTGGLGHLLEFAAYQFRMDEAIAMVVVMVIIANLTLFLISVLRRRLAPWYDERKIVG, encoded by the coding sequence ATGAGCGTCGTCTCGGCAACCGGCACCGTGCGGATCGTGCGGCCCCGGCGCGTGGTGCGTGCGGGCGAGGGCAGGTGGACGCTGCTGCTGATCGCGGTCGTTGCCGCCGTGCTGCTCGTGTGGGAGGCGGCGGTCACCTGGTTCCAGTGGGTGCCCGAGGCGTTCCTGCCCGCCCCCAGCGCGATCGCCGTGGCCTTCGGGCGGCTCATGGTCGACCCGGAGTTCTGGGGCGCATTCGGCTTCAGCGTCACGAACCTGCTCATCGGCCTCGCCATCGCGATCGTCGTGGGTGTGGTCGTGGGGCTCGCGGTCGGCTGGTCCCCGGTGCTGCGCTTCATGGTGGCCCCGTTCCTGTGGGTGCTGTACTCCACGCCCAAGGTCGCGCTCGCTCCGCTGTTCATCCTGGGCCTCGGGCTCGGCAGCGAGTCGAAGATCGCCCTCGTGATCCTGCTCGCGGTGTTCCCGATCCTGCTGAACACGATGGAGGGCGCGGTCACCGTGAACCCGTCGCTCGTGAACGCGGCACGCGTGTACGGCGCGAAGGGCATCGGGCTGGGGTGGAAGGTCATCTTCCCGGCGACGCTGCCCTACAGCCTGTCCGGCATCCAGCGCGGTGCAGCCCTCGGCTTCACGGGCGAGGTGCTCGGCGAGTTCCTCGGCGGGACCGGGGGCCTCGGTCACCTGCTGGAGTTCGCGGCGTATCAGTTCCGCATGGACGAGGCGATCGCGATGGTCGTGGTGATGGTGATCATCGCGAACCTGACGCTGTTCCTCATCTCGGTGCTGCGCCGCAGGCTGGCGCCCTGGTACGACGAGCGCAAGATCGTCGGCTGA
- a CDS encoding Txe/YoeB family addiction module toxin: MSRRLAFDPHGWEDYTDWQGQDRKTLRRINQLIADVLRDPFEGIGKPEPLKHVLSGAWSRRIDQTHRLVYYVSDEQIVILQARDHY, translated from the coding sequence GTGAGCAGGCGGCTCGCTTTCGACCCGCACGGGTGGGAGGACTACACCGACTGGCAGGGCCAGGACCGGAAGACGCTGCGACGGATCAATCAGTTGATCGCCGATGTCCTCCGTGACCCGTTCGAGGGCATCGGCAAGCCGGAGCCCCTGAAGCACGTGCTCTCCGGCGCCTGGTCCCGCCGCATCGACCAGACCCACCGCCTCGTGTACTACGTGAGCGACGAGCAGATCGTGATCCTCCAGGCCCGCGATCACTACTGA